The Acinetobacter pittii genome contains a region encoding:
- the glmU gene encoding bifunctional UDP-N-acetylglucosamine diphosphorylase/glucosamine-1-phosphate N-acetyltransferase GlmU, with protein MSTTVIILAAGKGTRMRSQLPKVLQPLAGRPLLGHVIQTAKQLQAKNIITIYGHGGDHVKQTFAQENIQWVEQAEQLGTGHAVQMTLPVLPKEGVSLILSGDVPCINANTLQKLLDESTQTGIGLVTLTVDDATGYGRIVRQDGKIQAIVEHKDANEAQRQIKEFNTGIYCVSNAKLHEWLPKLSNENAQGEYYLTDIVAMAIADGLEVASVEPELAFEVEGVNDRLQLAALERQFQQEQVKKLMQQGVMFFDPARFDLRGSVKVGQDVRIDINVIIEGECELGDFVEIGAGCILKNTKIAAGTKVQAYSVFDGAVVGENAQIGPFARLRPGAKLANEVHIGNFVEVKNTTIGLGSKANHFTYLGDAEIGAESNIGAGTITCNYDGANKHKTTIGDAVFIGSNSSLVAPVTIGNGATVGAGSVITKDVAEQSLSFERAQQISKANYQRPQKVKK; from the coding sequence ATGTCAACTACCGTCATTATTCTTGCTGCTGGCAAAGGAACGCGTATGCGTTCTCAGCTTCCTAAAGTATTACAACCTTTAGCGGGCCGTCCACTTTTAGGACATGTCATTCAAACAGCAAAACAATTACAAGCTAAAAATATTATTACGATTTATGGTCATGGTGGTGACCACGTCAAACAAACTTTTGCCCAAGAAAATATTCAATGGGTTGAACAAGCAGAACAATTAGGTACAGGTCATGCAGTACAAATGACCCTACCTGTACTCCCTAAAGAGGGTGTTTCACTGATTTTATCAGGCGATGTGCCATGTATTAATGCAAATACGCTACAAAAATTATTAGATGAATCGACCCAGACAGGAATTGGCTTAGTTACGCTCACTGTAGATGATGCAACAGGTTATGGCCGTATTGTGCGTCAAGATGGCAAAATTCAAGCCATTGTTGAACATAAAGATGCAAACGAAGCACAACGTCAAATTAAAGAATTTAATACTGGCATTTACTGTGTTAGCAACGCAAAACTTCATGAGTGGTTGCCTAAACTTTCAAATGAAAATGCACAGGGTGAATATTACCTAACTGACATCGTTGCAATGGCAATTGCAGATGGCTTAGAAGTTGCCTCTGTTGAACCAGAACTTGCTTTTGAAGTTGAAGGGGTTAATGACCGCTTACAACTTGCAGCTTTAGAACGCCAGTTCCAGCAAGAACAAGTCAAAAAGCTAATGCAGCAAGGCGTAATGTTCTTTGATCCAGCACGTTTTGATTTACGTGGCTCTGTAAAAGTTGGACAAGATGTTCGTATTGACATCAATGTGATTATTGAAGGTGAATGTGAGCTTGGTGATTTTGTAGAAATCGGTGCTGGTTGTATTTTAAAGAACACCAAAATTGCAGCAGGCACTAAAGTTCAGGCCTATAGCGTTTTTGATGGCGCAGTTGTAGGCGAAAATGCTCAAATTGGACCATTTGCGCGCTTACGCCCAGGTGCTAAATTGGCAAATGAAGTACATATCGGCAACTTTGTTGAAGTTAAGAACACAACAATTGGATTGGGTAGTAAAGCTAACCATTTCACCTATTTAGGTGATGCAGAAATCGGTGCTGAATCGAATATTGGGGCAGGTACAATTACTTGTAATTATGACGGTGCAAATAAACACAAAACCACTATTGGCGACGCCGTTTTTATCGGTTCTAATAGCTCGCTGGTTGCTCCGGTGACCATTGGGAATGGCGCTACAGTTGGTGCGGGTTCTGTGATTACGAAAGATGTAGCCGAACAAAGTCTCTCCTTTGAACGTGCGCAACAAATTTCAAAAGCAAATTATCAACGTCCCCAAAAGGTTAAAAAATAA